GTCATCACATCCTTGAACACGGGGGCCGCCAGCTGCCCGCCGAAGTGTCCGTTCTTCGGGTTCTGCAGCACCGACAGCACCACCAGCCTGGGCTGGTCCGCAGGCGCGAACCCGACGAACGAGGCCGTGTAGCCCTCGTAACGGCCGAGCTTGGCATCGTAGCGGTTGGCCGTGCCCGTCTTGCCCGCCACCCGGTAACCGGGGATGGCCGCGAGCAGTCCGGTGCCCTCCGCGCTCACCGCGCTCTCCAGCATGGTCGTGATCTCCTTGGCCGTCGTCGCGCTCACCACCTTGGTCTGCTTACCTGCGGGAGCGGGAACGAACCTGCCGGACGTGTCCGTCGTACCGGCGATGATCTGCGGCTCCACCTTGACGCCGCCGTTGGCGATGGTCTGGTACACGCTGGCCATCTGCAGCGCGGTCACCGACACGCCCTGCCCGTAGGCGACGGTGCAGTTCTGGCTGCCCGACCAGCTCTTGTAGTCGGGCAGCAGGCCCGCCTCGGCGCTCGGCACGCCGCCGCCGGGCGTCGAGCCGAACCCGAACGCCTTCAGCATCCGGTACAGGCGCTCGCTGCCGACCTTGCGCGCGGCCATGATCGTGGCCACGTTGCTGGACTCGGCCACGGCCTGCCGGAACGTCATCGACTCCGACTTGTGCGCATGGGCGTCGCGCAGCACCTGGTCGGCGCACTTGATCCGGTCGGGCACCTGGAACACCGTGTCGGGCGTCACCTCTCCCGCCTCGATCGCGGCGGCCGCGGTGATCACCTTGTTGGTGCTGCCCGGCTCGAACACGTCGGCGGCGGCCTTGTTGATGTAGCTGGCGGCGGGGGCCTTGCGCCAGTTGTTCAGGTCGAGCTCGGGGGCGTTGGCCATGGCGATGATCTGGGCGGACCGCACGTCCATGACGATCACGGTGCCGCTGTCGGCGCCGGCCTTCTTGACCTGCCCGGTGATGGACTCCTGGGCGGCCCACTGGATGTCGCGGTCGATGGTCAGCCGTACGTCCTGCCCGTTCACCGGGGTGGTGCGCTGGCTGCTGGTCATCGGGATGCGCAGGCCGTCGCGGCCCGTCTCGACACGCTGTTCGCCGTCGCGGCCGGCCAGCAGCTTGTTCTTGGCCTGCTCCATGCCGCCGAGGCCGTCGCCGTCGTCGCCGACGAACCCGATCAGGGTGCCCGCCAGGTCACCCGCCGGGTAGAGCCTGCGGTACGTCTTGGTCGCCGACAGCGCGGGCACGCGGGCCTGCAGCAGGCGGCTGGCCACGACGGGGTCGACGTCGGTGGCCAGGCGCTGGTAGCGGGTGTTCGTCCTGGCCAGCTTCGCGGAGATCTCCTGCTCGGTCTTCCCGAGCTGCTGCGCCAGGAGCTTGGTCCACTTCGGGCGATCCTGAGGGAGGATCTTGGACGGGTCGATCGACAGCTCGCGGGCCTCGACGGTGACGGCCAGCCCGTGTCCGTTGACGTCGGTGATCGAGCCCCGCTTGGCGGGGATCTTCTCGGTGTGCGTACGCTGGCCCACCGCGGCGGCCTCGTACACCTTGGAGTCGAGACCCTGCATCTGGACCAGCCGCCCGGAGAAGATCGACAGCACGAACGTCATGCCGATCAGGCCGATGTTGATCCGCCTGCGCGGGTTGCCCAGCCGCAGCACGAGCGGCGGCCTGGGCGGTCGCGGCGGCGGCCGGCGCGGCCACCTGAGTGGCGGCACGTCCGCGCCGCGGCGCGCCTCCGCCCGCTCACGGCCCCGTGCCGTCTCCGGCCTGGCCTGCGGCCTGGGGCTGCCCGCCTGGGTACGCCGCGCCCCTTCCTCCCTGCTCCGGCTCCGGAGCTCGTCCTCCGGCCTGCCGCGGCGCGGAGGGTCGTCGTCGCGCCGGCCGCGGGCCCGCTCATCACGCCCCTGATCGCGCCCCCGGAGCCGATCGACGTCATCGCGTCCTTGGGCCGCGCGCCCCCTGGGACGCTCGCCCTCGTCACGGCTCTGCCCGGCACGTCCCCTGGGGCGGTCGTCCTCGTCCCGGCCCCGTCCGGCACGCCCTCTGGGACCGTCGCGCTCGTCACGGCTCTGCCTGGCACGCCCTCTGGGACCGTCACCTTCGTCCCGGCCCTGCCCGGCACGCCCTCTGGGACGCCCGTCGCCACGGACGCGTCCCGCGCCGTCGCGGGGGCGGTCGCCCTCGTCGCCGCCGCCCACGCCGCGGCTTCTCGGGCGGTCGTCCTCGTCGTGCGGGCGCGGGCGGGTGCCTCGGTCCGCCTCGCCGCGCGAGCGGGCGCGCGGCACCTCACTACGGGAACGGCCCGCCTCGCCACGGGAACGGCCCGCCGCACCGCCATCACGGGCCGCCGGACCGCCTTGACGGCCCGCCGCACCACCCTGGCGGCCACGGTCCTGGCCGCCTTGGCGGGTGCCACCGGAGTCGCCGGAACGGGAGCGGCCGGGACGGCCCTGATCGGCGCGGTCCGCGCGTTCGGCGTCGTCGCGCGGCGAGCGGGAACGCGGAGAACGACCACGCGGATCACCGCCGGCATCGCGCGGAGAACGACCACGCGAGTCGCCACCGGCATCGCGCGAAGAACGACCACGCGGATCAGCACCGGAATCGCGCGGCGGACGCGCCCGGGGCTCGTCGTCGTGGCCGAACGGCAGGTCGAGAGGGTCCTGCGGGCGCTTGCGCGGCTGGCGCGGCGGGTTCTCCGCCGAGCCCGGGCGGCCCGTGCCCTCGGAGCGGCCCCCCTCAGAACGGGAAGAGCCCCCCTGGCGCCCCGACCGCCCAGGGCCACCGGGCGTACGACGAGCGGCGCCGGGCCCTCCTTGAGAGCCGGCGCCGCCAGCGCCGCGGCCGGGACCCTGACCCCTGCCGCCTGAATTACTCACCGTTCCGTGTCCGCCTGGCCGGCCGGAGCGTCATCGCCGGTGTAGCTGTTGACCTTGTCCCAGTCGGAATGCAGCCCTTGGTTGCGGGCCATGTCGGCCACGTTTCCCGGCTGCATCTTGAGCTGGTAGTTCTGGTCGATCTGCTCCTTCTCCTGCTTCGCCACCGAGATCTCGTCGCGCAGCTTGGCGTCGGTGATGGCGTCCTTGGCGAGCATGGTGTTGAGCAGCAGCAGGCTCACCAGGCCGCCGCAGAGCAGGCCGACGACGAGCAGCACGAACGGAGCGCGCTGCCGCCGCGCGGGACGCCGTCGCGGCGCCGGCCGCCTGACCTGCGCGTCCGCCGAGCCTGATCGCGTCCCCGCGGCAGGACGCACGCGTTCGGTGACGGGCCGCTTCCCGCCGACGTCCGTACGCGTCCGCGGCGAGGCGGTCGAGGCGTCCGTGCGCACGCGCGCGCCGTCCGTCCGCGCCCGCTCGGCGGCGGACCCCTTGCCGTCGAGGTCGAGGCGCGCCCGTTCGGCGGCCGACAGCTTGCTCTCGACGTCAGGACGGGGCCGCGGCTTGGACTGGTGCGGCGCCCCGAGCCGGCGCGTGCCCGTCTTGGGCCCCGGCTTGAGCGTCGCACGGCGGCCGGGCGTCTCCCGGCCGGTCTCCTGCTCAGTCGTCAACACGGATCCTCTCTGCCGCCCGTAGCCGGGCCGAGGCCGCCCGCGGGTTGCGGGCGAGCTCTTCTTCGCTTGGGAGCTCGGCTCCCCTCGTCAGCAGGCGGAACCTCGGCTGGTGAGCCGGCAAGGAGACGGGCAGCCCGGGGGGGCTGGTGTCCCTGGTTCGCGCCGTGAGGGCCTGCTTGGTGAGCCGGTCCTCCAGTGAGTGGTAGGAGAGCACGACGACTCGCCCACCGAGCGCGAGCGCGTCGAGTGCCGCGGGGAGCGCCGCCTCCAGGGCGGTCAGCTCCGCGTTCACCTCGATGCGCAGCGCTTGGAAAGTCCTCTTGGCGGGGTTTCCCCCGGTGCGCCGGGTCGCGGCGGGAATCGCCTCGCGCACGATGTCCGCAAGCCGCTTGGTCGAGGTTATTGCCTCTTTAGCCCGTTCCTTAATGATCAGGGCCGCGACACGCGGGGCGAATCGTTCCTCACCGTAGTCACGCAGGATGCGGGTCAGCTCCGCGGCGGAGTAGGTGTTGACCACTTTCTCCGCCGTCAGCTCCTGCTCGGTGTCCATCCGCATGTCGAGCGGCGCGTCGTAGGAGTAGGCGAACCCCCGCTCGGCCTCGTCGAGCTGCGGCGAGGAGACCCCCAGGTCGAACAGCGCTCCGTTGACCGTGGTGCGGCCCGCACGGGCGAGCACCTCGGCCAGGTCGCCGGAGGACGCGTGGACCAGGGTGATCCTGTCCGCGTACGGGCTCAGCCTGCGGGTCGAGTGGTCGATCGCGAAAGGGTCGCGGTCGATCCCGATCAGATGGAGCGCGGGAAACGCGGCGAGCAGGGCCTCCGAGTGGCCACCGAGGCCGAGGTTGGCGTCGACGACGACGGGCGACTCACCCGTCAGCGCCGGGCCGAGCAGCTCCAGAACGCGCTCGAGCATCACCGGAACGTGACCGCCCGTGCCAGCGTTGTCGTGCATCTCCAACCCCCCTCTCGCGCCCTTGCTCGCGGATGACGCGTACAGATCGATCGTCGGTCACTCCTGAGTCCCCACCCGGTGCCGCCCGGCCAGGTCCCCATCCGCACCCTCTTCGTGGACGCCCGCCATCTGACACCGGGGAAGGTGCATCAGCTGGCAAGCAGTGGTTGCGGGTGGAGACCTCGCCGAACGACAGCACCGACGGATCGACCGTGACTCCTACAAGATCCCTGGCAGCACCTCCTCCGACAGATCGGCGAACGCCTGCTCCTGCGCGCTGAGATAGGTGTCCCAGGCCTGCGCGTCCCAGATCTCCAGCCGGGTGTTGGCCCCGATGACCACGCAGTCACGCTCAAGCCCCGCGTACTGGCGCAGGCTCTGCGGGATCGTGATGCGGCCCTGCTTGTCCGGTTTCTCGTCGGACGCACTGGCGAAGAAGACGCGGCTGTAGTCACGCACCGCCTTGGCGGTGACCGGGGCGGTGCTGAGAGCCTCGGTAATGCGCTGGAACTCCTCCACGGGAAACACGTAGAGGCATCGCTCCTGGCCTTTGGTGATCACAAGACCCTCCGCCAGCTCCTCACGGTACTTAGCCGGCAGGAACAGCCGTCCCTTGTCGTCCAGACGCGGTTGATGGGTGCCGAGGAACACCGGCCCCACCTCCCGTGCCTCGTGAAGCGCTCAGCGCTGGTGCACCGGGCCCTCCACTGCGCACCACCATACTCCACTTCTCCCCACCGTCAACTGATTCGAACGGTCTTCATCATTGGTTTCCGTTGTGTTTCCGCAGGTCAGAGCGATGGAGCGGGGTGGAGGGCGGTGACCGGACGGTCAACCCTCATGGGCGTGTCGAGGGTTCAAAAGCGCGGGGAAATAGGGGCTCGGCCCCTTCGCGAAGCCTTCGGTGGTGGAAAGTGGAGCGCCCGGAGGGGGGTGTGTCACGGGATTCGCACCGCTATGCGACAAGAACGGGAACATCGCCAGGGTTCCCTTGAATATCCACAAATGTCGCCCGCGAACCCACAGCGTCGTAGGGTCGTACACACAATGGAAAAGGAATGGCATGGCTCCCGCAATGGCACAGTACGGGACAGCCGTCGCACTTCTCTCATGGAGGCCCGGTGGCAGTTACCCATGATGTCCCTCCCCAGCTCGACGAGCTGGTCTCCACGGCTCACCGGATTCGCAGCGCGATCGAATCGGTGATCGAGGGCAAGAGCGACGCCGTACGCCTCACTCTCACCGTCCTGCTCGCGGAGGGCCACCTCCTGATCGAGGACGTGCCAGGGGTCGGCAAGACCATGCTGGCCAAGGCGCTGGCGCGTTCCATCGACTGCCCTGTGCGCCGCGTGCAGTTCACCCCCGACCTGCTGCCCAGCGACATCACCGGGGTCAGCGCGTACAACCAGCAGACCAGGGAGTTCGAGTTCAAGCCCGGCCCGGTGTTCGCGAACATCGTGGTGGGCGACGAGATCAACCGCGCCTCCCCCAAGACGCAGTCCGCGTTGCTGGAGTGCATGGAGGAGCACCAGGTGACCGTGGACGGGGTGACGTACGCACTGGACTCGCCCTTCATGGTGATCGCCACGCAGAACCCCATCGAGATGGAGGGCACCTATCCCCTCCCCGAGGCGCAACGCGACCGCTTCACCGCGCGCATCGCGATGGGCTACCCCGAGCCGCACGCCGAGCTGGAGATGCTCGACGTGCACGGCGGCACCTCACCGCTCGACAAGCTGGAGCCGGTGGCGACGACGGCCGAGGTGCGCGCCCTGATCGAGGCCGTACGCGGCGTCTACGTCTCCCAGGCGGTCAAGAAGTACGCCATCGACGTCGTCGTGGCCACCCGCCACTCCCCCGACCTGCGGCTGGGCGCCTCGCCCCGGTCCACGCTGCAGCTGGTACGGGCCGCCAGGGCGCACGCGGCGCTGGCCGGCCGCGACTACGTCATCCCGGACGACCTGCAGGACCTGGCCATCCCCGTGCTCGCGCACCGGCTGCTGCCGAGCGTCGAGGCCCAGGGGCAGCGCCGCCTGCCCGAGCAGGTGGTGACCGACCTCATCAGGCGCGTGCCGGTGCCGGAGACACGGGGCCGGTGATGGATCCGCAGCGCAGCGAGGACATCCATCACCGGCACGGATCGAGAAATCCGCAGCGCAGCGAGGGCATCCACCGGCGACACCGGTCGAGGGAGGCGCGGTGAGGGCCGGGCTGCGGGCGCTGACCTCCAGGGGCAGGTCCTTCCTCGCCTCCGGCATCGCGGCGCTGCTGATGGCGTTCTTCCTCGGGGAGAACGACCTGTTCAGGATCGGCGTGCTGGTGACGGCGCTGCCGCTGCTCGCGGCCATGGTGGTGGCGCGCACGCGCTACCGGCTGAGCTGCGCCAGGCGCCTCGACCCGCCCAGGGCGGAGGTGGGCGGCGAGGCCACCGTGACCCTGCGGCTGGAGAACGTCACCAGGCTGCCGACCGGTCTGCTGCTCATCGAGGACACCGTTCCTTACGCGCTGGGCGTGCGGCCGAGGTTCGTGCTGGACCGGGTCGAGTCCCGGGGCGTCCGGGAGATCGACTACCGGGTCCGCTCGGACCTGCGCGGCCGTTACACGATCGGCCCGCTGTCGGTCCGCATCGCCGACCCGTTCGGGCTCGTCGAGCTGACCCGCTCGTTCACGATCAGCGACACGCTCGTGGTGACGCCGCACGTGGCGGCGCTGCCCCACGTACGGCTGTCGGGTGAGTGGACGGGCGGCGGCGACAGCCGTACCAGGAGCGTGGCGGCGGCGGGTGACGACGACGTGGCGCCGCGCGAGTACCGGCAGGGCGACGACCTGCGGCGGGTCCACTGGCGATCGACGGCCCGCCACGGCGAGCTGATGGTGCGCCGCGAGGAGCAGCAGTGGCAGAGCCGCGGCGCGCTCCTGCTGGACAGCCGCAGGTACGCGCACCGCGGCGAGGGCCCGCGCTCGTCGTTCGAGGTGGCGGTCTCGGCCGCGGCCTCGATCGGCGTGCACCTCGCCCACGAGGGCCTCGGCCTGCGGCTGGTGACCGACCAGGGCGCCGAGCACCTGACGGACACCGGCCTGAGCTGGTCGCTGCTCGACACTCTGGCCGTGATACGGCACAGCCCGGCCCGCTCGCTGGAGATGGGCGTGTCGGCCCTGCGCCAGGGCGGCGGCGACGGGCTGATCGTGGCCGTGCTCGGCGATCTCGATCCGGAGGAGGCAAGGGAGCTGGCCAGGCTGAGGCACAGCGGCATCACCGGGGTGGCGGTCCTGCTCGACGTGAGCACGTGGGACGCCGGCGACCGGACGGCCGCGGAGAACCACCAGGCCGTCCAGACGATTCTGGCCGGGTACGGCTGGCGCATCGTGCGGCTGCCCGCGGGCACCTCGATCGCCTCCGTCTGGCAACACGCCGCCAACCGCGGCAGGTACGCGCTCAACCCGACGGGAGGTGCGGCATGAGGCTGACCTCCGCCGCGGGAGTGGCCACGTTCGCCGCCGCGCTGCTGCTCTACCCGCTCTTCCAGGGCGGCGCCTGGTTCTGGACGTCGCTGGGCGCCGTGCTCGCCGTGATGGCGGCGGGCCTGCTGAGCAGCCGGCTGTCGCTGCCCGCGTGGGCGGCGCCGCCGGTCGCGCTGGTCGCGACGTGGATCTACCTGACGGTGGTCTTCGCGGCCGGCAAGGCGTGGGTGCTGGTGATCCCCACCAAGGCGTCGGTGATGGAGCTGGGCAGGCTGCTGGGCGTCGGCTGGACCGACATCCAGCGCTTCGCCGCTCCGGTGCCGCAGACGGACGGCATCACGCTGCTGACCGCGGCCGGCGTGGCGCTGATCGCGATCGCCGTGGACCTGCTGGCCGCGCGGCTGCGCAAGGCGGCGCTCGCCGGGCTGCCGCTGCTGGCGCTGGCCACCGTGCCGGCGACGATCCTGCCCGACCCGATCAGCTGGCCGGCGTTCATTCTGGCGGCACTGGGGTTCGTCAGCCTGCTGATCGCCGACGGCCGCGAGCGGGTGGGCCACTGGGGCAAGGCGGTGCTGGTACGGCGGACGCGCGCGGCCACCTCGCAGCCCGCCTCGCGCAACGGGGCGGACACCAGCGGCCTGCGACTGTCGGGCAAGCGCATCGGGTTCGCCGCGATCGCGCTGGCCGTGGGGGTCCCGGCGCTGCTGCCGGCCATGGAGCCGGTGTCGTTCTTCACGTTCGGCGTGGGCGGCACGGGCCTGGGCAAGGGCAACTCGATCAGCATCCCCAACCCGGTCGCGTTCCTGAAGGGCCAGCTGGACCTTCCGGAACGGCGGGTGGTCCTCACCTACACCAACAACGACGACAAGCCCCGCTATCTGCGGATCTACGCGCTCGACACGTTCGACGGCCAGCAGTTCGGCATGACCGATCCGACGGGGCTGGCGCAGAACACCACGGACAACGGCCCGCTCCCCGCGCCGCCCGGGCTGGGCCCGCAGCCGAAGATCGGCAACGTGGTCACGAAGATCCAGATCAGTGACGAGATCAGGAAGCTGCAGTTCCTGCCGCTGCCGTACCCGCCCAGGGAGGTCCAGGCGGACGGCGACTGGCGGGCGGACGTGGACACGCTCATGGTCTTCTCCACCCGCGACGAGGCCGCGGGCCTGGACTACCAGGTGGCCACGAGCGAGCCGCTGCCGACGCCGGAGCTGCTGGAATCGCTCGGCGGGACCCGGCCGACCACCGACCCCCGCTACCTGAAGCTGCCGGACAATCTGCCTCCCGAGATCGGCAAGCTGGCGTCCGACCTGACCGCGGACGCCAAGACGGACTACGACGCGGCGGTGAAGCTGCAGCAGTTCTTCACCAAGGACGGCGGCTTCACCTACAACCTGCGCACGCAGGGGCAGAGCAACTCGGCGCTGCGGGACTTCCTGCTGCGCGACCGGGTCGGCTACTGCGAGCAGTTCGCCGCGTCGATGGCGGTGCTGGCCAGGCTGGTGGGCATCCCGTCGAGGGTGGCCATCGGCTACACGGGCGGCACGAAGGTCGGCGACCGGTGGCAGGTCGGCACGAACGACTCCCATTCCTGGCCCGAGCTGTATTTCGAGGGCGTGGGCTGGCTGCCGTTCGAGCCGACCCCGGCGGGGTCACTCGGCCAGGGCAGCGCGCGTGTGCCCGAGTACACCCAGCCCAGGCCGCGCTCCGCGGGCGAGGCCGCGACGCCGACGCCGGGCGCGACCAGCTCGT
This genomic interval from Nonomuraea helvata contains the following:
- a CDS encoding penicillin-binding protein 2, whose translation is MPPLRWPRRPPPRPPRPPLVLRLGNPRRRINIGLIGMTFVLSIFSGRLVQMQGLDSKVYEAAAVGQRTHTEKIPAKRGSITDVNGHGLAVTVEARELSIDPSKILPQDRPKWTKLLAQQLGKTEQEISAKLARTNTRYQRLATDVDPVVASRLLQARVPALSATKTYRRLYPAGDLAGTLIGFVGDDGDGLGGMEQAKNKLLAGRDGEQRVETGRDGLRIPMTSSQRTTPVNGQDVRLTIDRDIQWAAQESITGQVKKAGADSGTVIVMDVRSAQIIAMANAPELDLNNWRKAPAASYINKAAADVFEPGSTNKVITAAAAIEAGEVTPDTVFQVPDRIKCADQVLRDAHAHKSESMTFRQAVAESSNVATIMAARKVGSERLYRMLKAFGFGSTPGGGVPSAEAGLLPDYKSWSGSQNCTVAYGQGVSVTALQMASVYQTIANGGVKVEPQIIAGTTDTSGRFVPAPAGKQTKVVSATTAKEITTMLESAVSAEGTGLLAAIPGYRVAGKTGTANRYDAKLGRYEGYTASFVGFAPADQPRLVVLSVLQNPKNGHFGGQLAAPVFKDVMTFAIKSKKIPPTGSTAPPVRMRAGQ
- a CDS encoding DUF3488 and transglutaminase-like domain-containing protein; protein product: MRLTSAAGVATFAAALLLYPLFQGGAWFWTSLGAVLAVMAAGLLSSRLSLPAWAAPPVALVATWIYLTVVFAAGKAWVLVIPTKASVMELGRLLGVGWTDIQRFAAPVPQTDGITLLTAAGVALIAIAVDLLAARLRKAALAGLPLLALATVPATILPDPISWPAFILAALGFVSLLIADGRERVGHWGKAVLVRRTRAATSQPASRNGADTSGLRLSGKRIGFAAIALAVGVPALLPAMEPVSFFTFGVGGTGLGKGNSISIPNPVAFLKGQLDLPERRVVLTYTNNDDKPRYLRIYALDTFDGQQFGMTDPTGLAQNTTDNGPLPAPPGLGPQPKIGNVVTKIQISDEIRKLQFLPLPYPPREVQADGDWRADVDTLMVFSTRDEAAGLDYQVATSEPLPTPELLESLGGTRPTTDPRYLKLPDNLPPEIGKLASDLTADAKTDYDAAVKLQQFFTKDGGFTYNLRTQGQSNSALRDFLLRDRVGYCEQFAASMAVLARLVGIPSRVAIGYTGGTKVGDRWQVGTNDSHSWPELYFEGVGWLPFEPTPAGSLGQGSARVPEYTQPRPRSAGEAATPTPGATSSSADEPVAPQTRRNPRELDREGVVATGGLPPDDSMPLIAKIGIGAGALLLLLLIPAGLRVLTRNRRVRNLGWKVSAPADELTSAMVSDASRRHPSVAPSVAAAWAELDDVLYDYGMARQTSETPRALARRLAQQYEFDAESAAAVAAIASAVERVLFARDPGEIGPMRKDLRKVRQALAATVSRGRRVRAVLLPPSTLRRLRAVGERLLDGFDLLENIRLRRTAAQKGS
- the mraZ gene encoding division/cell wall cluster transcriptional repressor MraZ → MFLGTHQPRLDDKGRLFLPAKYREELAEGLVITKGQERCLYVFPVEEFQRITEALSTAPVTAKAVRDYSRVFFASASDEKPDKQGRITIPQSLRQYAGLERDCVVIGANTRLEIWDAQAWDTYLSAQEQAFADLSEEVLPGIL
- a CDS encoding DUF58 domain-containing protein, with the translated sequence MRAGLRALTSRGRSFLASGIAALLMAFFLGENDLFRIGVLVTALPLLAAMVVARTRYRLSCARRLDPPRAEVGGEATVTLRLENVTRLPTGLLLIEDTVPYALGVRPRFVLDRVESRGVREIDYRVRSDLRGRYTIGPLSVRIADPFGLVELTRSFTISDTLVVTPHVAALPHVRLSGEWTGGGDSRTRSVAAAGDDDVAPREYRQGDDLRRVHWRSTARHGELMVRREEQQWQSRGALLLDSRRYAHRGEGPRSSFEVAVSAAASIGVHLAHEGLGLRLVTDQGAEHLTDTGLSWSLLDTLAVIRHSPARSLEMGVSALRQGGGDGLIVAVLGDLDPEEARELARLRHSGITGVAVLLDVSTWDAGDRTAAENHQAVQTILAGYGWRIVRLPAGTSIASVWQHAANRGRYALNPTGGAA
- the rsmH gene encoding 16S rRNA (cytosine(1402)-N(4))-methyltransferase RsmH — protein: MHDNAGTGGHVPVMLERVLELLGPALTGESPVVVDANLGLGGHSEALLAAFPALHLIGIDRDPFAIDHSTRRLSPYADRITLVHASSGDLAEVLARAGRTTVNGALFDLGVSSPQLDEAERGFAYSYDAPLDMRMDTEQELTAEKVVNTYSAAELTRILRDYGEERFAPRVAALIIKERAKEAITSTKRLADIVREAIPAATRRTGGNPAKRTFQALRIEVNAELTALEAALPAALDALALGGRVVVLSYHSLEDRLTKQALTARTRDTSPPGLPVSLPAHQPRFRLLTRGAELPSEEELARNPRAASARLRAAERIRVDD
- a CDS encoding AAA family ATPase yields the protein MAWLPQWHSTGQPSHFSHGGPVAVTHDVPPQLDELVSTAHRIRSAIESVIEGKSDAVRLTLTVLLAEGHLLIEDVPGVGKTMLAKALARSIDCPVRRVQFTPDLLPSDITGVSAYNQQTREFEFKPGPVFANIVVGDEINRASPKTQSALLECMEEHQVTVDGVTYALDSPFMVIATQNPIEMEGTYPLPEAQRDRFTARIAMGYPEPHAELEMLDVHGGTSPLDKLEPVATTAEVRALIEAVRGVYVSQAVKKYAIDVVVATRHSPDLRLGASPRSTLQLVRAARAHAALAGRDYVIPDDLQDLAIPVLAHRLLPSVEAQGQRRLPEQVVTDLIRRVPVPETRGR